AGCAGGGAGCGTGGTTCCCAGTCCGTTATCTCGTAGAGGTCGACCGACGAACCGGCGTTCGCCTCGACGGGGTCCTGCCGTCTCTTGGCCATGGTCGAAGCAAGGAGCGGTGCTACCTAACGGTTTGGCACCCGCGTGGCCAGTTCGACGCGCGGGGACTCGACGCCGCGCCGCCGGACACCGCCCGTCGACCCCGTCGGTGGCGTTCTTTCGCGTCTGGACGGGCCGGGTCGGACAGTCGTCCACTCCCGCCGACCACGACGCACGGACAGTCCAATCCGAGTCGTTTTTCGCGTTCGATTCCCTACCCTGGAGCATGTCTATACGGGCTGGCGTCCTCGCCGTCCAGGGCGACGTCTCCGAGCACGCAGCGGCCATCGAACGGGCGGCTGCGGCCCACGGCGACGACGCCGACGTCGTGGAGATTCGGACCGCGGGACTGGTCCCCGACTGTGACGTCTTGCTGCTGCCGGGCGGGGAGTCGACGACCATCTCCCGGCACGTCCAGCGCGAGGGCATCGCGGGCGAGATCCAGGCTCACGTCGCGGCTGACAAGCCGGTGCTGGCGACGTGTGCCGGTCTCATCGTCGCCTCGACGGACGCCCAGGACGACCGCGTCGAGACGCTCGGCCTGGTCGACGCCACCGTCCAGCGCAACGCCTTCGGCCGCCAGAAGGACAGCTTCGAGGCGCCACTTGAGGTCACCGGGCTCGAGGACCCCTTCCCCGGGGTGTTCATCCGCGCGCCGGTCATCGACAGCGTCGGCGACGACGTCGAGGTACTCGCCGAGTGGGACGGTCGCCCGGTCGCCATCCGTGACGGCTCCGTCGTCGGCACCTCCTTCCACCCGGAACTCACCCCCGACTCCCGGATCCACGACCTTGCCTTCTTCCGGACTGCCGAGGCGTAGCGACGGCCTGAAGGGGCCACCCGCCGACCTCCGGGTATGAGCGACGACGTCATCGACGAGGTGTTTGCCGTCATCGAGGACCGCAAGGAGACCCTGCCGGAGGACTCGTATACGGCCTCGCTGTTCACCCACGAGAAAGGCGAGAACGCCGTCCTGGAGAAACTCGGCGAGGAGACCACCGAACTCATCCTCGCGGCGAAAGACGACGACCACGACGAACTCGCCCACGAGGCCGCCGACATCGTCTACCACATGCTGGTCCTGCTGGCGATGAAAGACATGGACGTCTCGGACCTGCGGGCGGAACTGGCCGAGCGGCGGTGACGGAATCGTCGATCGACCGCGGCCGGCGGGAGCGGTCGATTTTTCCCCAGGTTTTTCGGCGAGTGGTCCGCGCTACGGACCCGACGCCGAAAAAGTGGTCACGACATGGACGTCTCGGACCTGCGGGCGGAACTGGCCGAGCGGTGGTGACGGAATCGTCGGCCGATCGTGACCACCGGTACCTGCCTCACTCCTCGCGCTCGTCGGGCAGCGAGACGACGTTCTCGCGACCGATACGGAGCTTCTCTACACGGCCGTCGTCGGTCAGGTCCGAGACGACCCGGGACGTCTTCGACGCCGACCAGTCGAACGCCTCTGCGATGGCCGACTGTTTCACCTGCCCGCCTCTGTCCTCGAGCAACTGGACGACGCGGTCGCCGTCAGTCTGTATCGGTGCTGCCCTGGTTCCCGCGCCTGCTGTCGTTCCCGCTTCGGCCTCGTCGGGCGCGACCTCGTCCGTGTGTCTGCGCCGGTAGCGGGCGGCGCCGACAAGGGCGGCGGCCAGGCCGAGCGCCCCGACGACGAACGGGACGAGTTCCCACTGGCGGCCGGCCTGTGGCTGGGTCGTCGACGCCGTCTCGACCCCCGTCTGGGGCACGTACCGAACCTGTGGCCGGTTGTCGGCGAACTCCCGCGGGCCGACCCAGCTGACCGTCCCGTCCTCGCGCGTCTCGGGGCTCGGGGCCACCTGCGCGACCGCGTGGCTCGAGGGCCCCGTGAGGACGAGCGTGTCGTTGCGCGCGATGAACAGGCCGCCGCCGAAGACGTCGCCGACGACCAGCGCGTCGCCGTCGGCCCGCGCGAACGCCGTCCAGGTGAACGTGTACTCGACGACGCCCCAGCGTCTGGGCACCTGCTGGACGCGCGTCGAGAGCGAGAAGTTCTCGGCGGTCATCGACCGGCCGGTCCCGTCGGCCGCCGTCGCGACGACGCCGGTGAGGCGGTCGCGGAACGGGTCGAGATACCGCGACTCGTTCTCGCGGACCCGATCCTGGAAGGTCCGGTAGGCCTGGACGTCGGACTCGTCGTGGAGGCGGGTCCGGACGGTGACCGTCCACTCGGCGTCGCCGTCGGCCGCGACCGAGATCCGCGTCACCGTGTTGTCCGTGTCCGGGAGCGTCTGGGCCGCCCCCGCCTGCGTGACGAGCAGCGCGACCAGCACGATCCCCACGACCCGCGTGCCATCCATCGAGTGGGCATAGTCCCAGCCCGATGAAGTATGTTTCCGACGCTTCAAGTGACGAAAGGACGACACGTTCGGGAACCACACGACTGCGGCCCGATGCAAGCGTCTGCAAACGTCCGCAAGCGTCCGAAAACCGGTGGGAACGAGCGCAACGGTCGTCCGGGTTGATAGTGGGCTGGAGACATGGAACGGGTATGGAATGGACCAGATTCACGGCCGCCCTCGTGGCGGCGCTCGTCGTGGTCGCCGGCGTCCCGGTGGGTGCGGCGGCGCTCCTCGACGGGTCGGGCACACACGCACAGTCTGCGGGCAACAGTACGGTGAACGTCACGACCGGCCAGCAGCTCTCGACGGTGCTGTCGGCGACGAGCGACGACGTCCAGAGCGAGGTCGACGAGACCGAGTTCGAGGTCGAGTACGAGAACCGCTCGGACGAGCGACGCGCCGAGGTCGTCGCCGAGCGTGGCACCCGGCTCTCCGAGCGGGCCGACGCCATCCGCGACGACTACGAGAACGCCACGGAGGCCTACGAGGCCGGCGAACTCACGCGTTCGGAGTACGCCCAGCGCATCGCGACGCTGAACGCGCGGGCGGAGAACCTCGCCGAGAGCCACGACCGGCTCCAGGACCGACTCGGCGACGTCTCGAAGCTCGAACTCCGCGCGGCCGGGTTCAACCAGACCGAACTGCGGGCCGCCGTCGCGGATCTGGACAGCGTCCGCGGGGCCGGCGCGGCGGCGCTCCTCCAGCGGTTTACCGGGACGAGCGAGGGCGAGATCGAACTCGAGACCACCGGCGGCCTCACGATCGAAGTCGAGGGCGAGGAAGGGGAGTTCTCGCGGGAGATCACCCGCCCCACCGACGACGACACCTCGCTGACGGCGAGTCAGGCCGACGCGCTGGACACCGCACGGAGTGCCCTCTCGACGCAGGCCGGCGCGACGTGGCGGCTGCAGCGGGCCAGCGTCCACGAGGACAGCGGCTACTACGAGTTCGAGTTCGGCTTCCGGACGGCCAACCGGACCGGTGAGGCCGAGATCCGCGTCGACGGCTCCTCGGGCGAGGTCTTCCGCGTCGAAGAGGAGATCGAACCGAGCGAGGAAGCCGAGGAGCGCGAGGAAGAACGTGAGGAAGACGAGCGGGAAGAAGACGACGAGCGCGAGGACGGCGAGGACCGTGAACTGGCGCTGGTCGTCGCGGACGGTGCCATCGCTGCGTCCGAGACCATCACCGTCCAGGCGCTCGAGGACGGCCAGCCCGCCGCGAACGTCTCCGTCTCGCTGAACGGCGAGTCGGTCGGGACGACCGACTCCGACGGGCTCGTCTCGGTGACGCTCCCCGCTGGCGGCGACGTGGAACTCACCGCGGGGGAGGGAGAACTCGAGTTCGAACTCGGCGAGGACGAGGGCGAGGTCTACCGTAATCTCCGGGCCGACACCGCGCTCGCGGACGGCACGGTCACGGTGACGCTCACCTACCAGGACCGTGGCGTCGCCGACGCCGTCGTCTACGCCAACGACCGACAGGTCGGAACCACCGACAGCGACGGGACGGTCGCGTTCGACGTGCCCAGCGGCACCGAGGAACTCGACGTCGAGATCGTGAAAGGCGAGTTCGAGGCCGAGTTCGAGTACGAACTCCGGAACGGCTCGCTGGTCCTGACCGACGGCGCCGACGGCGAGGTCGAGCGCGAAGACGCGGAATCCGAGGACGACGAGTCTGCGGAGGAAGAGACCGAGGAGCCAGAAGAAGACGAGACCGAGGAGCCAGAAGAAGACGAGACCGAGGAGCCCGAAGAAGACGAGACCGAGGGCCCTGAGGACGAAGAGACCGAGGAGCCCGAAGAAGACGAGACCGAGGACCCCGAGGACGATAGATGAGCGGGGCCGGTGGACCGACGCGGCGGCGTATCGCATCGCTCGCTCTCGCCGTCCTGCTCGTCGGGAGCCTGGTGCCTGTGGGGACCGCGAGCGGGGCCGACCGCTCCGGGGACGCGTTCGTTGTCGATCTCGAGACGGACGGCTCCGCGACGGTAACGCTCCGGTCGACGTTCGACCTGACCACCCAGAGCCAGCGGGCGGCGTTCCGCGAACTGCGGGACAACGAGACGAAGACCGCCGGACTCCGCGACGGGTTCGCCGAGCGACTCCGGACGGTGGCGGCGGCGACGGCCGAATCGACCGGTCGGCAGATGGCCGTCGAGAACGCGACGGTGACTGTCGATGCCACCGACTCGGTCGGGACCGTCTCGCTCTCGGCGACGTGGACCGGACTCGCCGCCGTCGACGACGAACAGGTCACGCTCACCGAACCGTTCGCGTCCTCGTTCGACCCCGAGCACCGGTTCGTCGTCACCGCACCCGACGGCTACGTCCTCTCGACGGTGACGCCACGGCCCGACGTCGCCGGCACCGAGGGGACCGTCGCGAACTGGGCACCGGACACCAGTCTCGAGGACTTCCGCGTGGTCGCCACACCGGCCAGCGACCAGACGCCGCCGCCCGAGGCTACGACCGGGTCGTCAGGACCCGGGTTCGGGATCGCCGTGGCGCTCGGCGCGCTGCTGTCGGCCGGCGTGCTGGCCCGTCGCCGCGCGCAGTGAGTCCCCGCTGACGGGTCGGTTCCGGGCTCGATTCCTGCACTACCGATTGGCTCACCAGCGGAGCGCCCGATCGCCTCACTCCTCGACGGGCGCGAACCGGTGACGGACGACCTCGCTGTCGTCGTCCCACTCGAAGGAGTCGTGGACTCGAGCCAGCCGCTCCCGGTACGCCTCGAGGTCCTCCGACCCCTCACGCTGGGCGTCGTCGTCGGTCAGATCCCCCAGCGTCCGGTGGGTGACGTCGGTCACCTCGAAGCGCTGGCCGTCAATCTCGAAGGTGTCGCCCTCCTCGGCGTACTTGTGGCCGCGGTGCAACTGAGTGATTCGTCCCTCGGCCGCCTGCTGCTGGACGTGCTCGTTCGGGAGGATCTCGCCGGCGTCGATGTGTGCCATAGCGGGTCTGCGGACTCGACGGACAAAAGCGTGGCTCGCTCACAGGCCCGATTGAACGCGCTTTTACGCGCTGGTCGTCTATGACGCCGTAATGAGCCATCCCTTCGAGAATCTCCCGACGACACCGACCGCCGAGGAGGTCATCGACCAGGCCTTCTCGCGGGCGACGCGGGCCGGCGGCGCGAAAGACGGTGTCGAGGCCCAGCAGTCGATGCTGATGACGGCCTCGAACATCGTCTCGGACAACCTTCAGAACGTCGCCCAATCGTGGCCGACCATCGACGACCTGGATCCCTTCTATATCGAACTCGCGGACGCGGTCGTCAGCGAGACCGACCCCGCGGACGACGACGACGGCATCGACGCGCTGAAACAGCACCTCTCGGAGATTTCGTGGGCCGGCCGCAAGGCCAAGGAGATTCGCCAGGAGTACGAGGGTCGCCTGGTCCGGGGCGACAAGGACACCGCCCGCAAACTCCGCAAGCAGGCCTTCGCCCGCATGGCCGACGTGGTCGAAGAGGTCGAGGACGACCTGACAGCCGTCTCGAAGGCCCGGGACGCGCTGAAGGTCCTCCCCGACATCCGCCCCGACGAACCGGCCATCGTCGTCGCCGGCTACCCCAACGTCGGCAAGTCCTCCTTCGTCAACCACGTCACCCGCGCCGACAACGCCATCGCCTCCTACCCCTTCACGACCACGCAGATCCGCGTCGGCCACTTCGAGGACGGGCGCATCCGCTACCAGCTGGTCGACACACCGGGCCTGCTCGACCGGCCCCCTGAGGACCGAAACGAGATCGAATCACAGGCCGTCAGCGCCCTCGAGCATCTGGCCGACGCCGTGCTCGTGCTCGTCGACCCCAGCGAGGAGTGTGGCTACCCGCTCGACCAGCAACTCGCGCTCCGGGACGCCATCGAGGCGCGGTTCGACGTGCCCGTACTGACCATCGCGAACAAGAGTGACCGGTCGACTCACGTCGAGGCTGACCACTACATGAGCGTCACCGGGGACGACAACGTCGACGCCGTCCTGCAGGCCGCGGTCGACGCCGTCGGCTACGAACTCGAACTGCCCTTCGACGACGAGTAACGTCGCGAAAACCGACCGCTGTCCGTTCTCAGCCCAGTTCGTAGGTGACCTGCACCGTCGCGTCGACGGTCACGGGACCGGGCGAGATGGTCGTGCGGCCGCCGCCGTCACCGCCCGCGGCGGCCTCCGCGAACATCACG
The DNA window shown above is from Haloarcula halobia and carries:
- the pdxT gene encoding pyridoxal 5'-phosphate synthase glutaminase subunit PdxT yields the protein MSIRAGVLAVQGDVSEHAAAIERAAAAHGDDADVVEIRTAGLVPDCDVLLLPGGESTTISRHVQREGIAGEIQAHVAADKPVLATCAGLIVASTDAQDDRVETLGLVDATVQRNAFGRQKDSFEAPLEVTGLEDPFPGVFIRAPVIDSVGDDVEVLAEWDGRPVAIRDGSVVGTSFHPELTPDSRIHDLAFFRTAEA
- a CDS encoding DUF7096 domain-containing protein; protein product: MEWTRFTAALVAALVVVAGVPVGAAALLDGSGTHAQSAGNSTVNVTTGQQLSTVLSATSDDVQSEVDETEFEVEYENRSDERRAEVVAERGTRLSERADAIRDDYENATEAYEAGELTRSEYAQRIATLNARAENLAESHDRLQDRLGDVSKLELRAAGFNQTELRAAVADLDSVRGAGAAALLQRFTGTSEGEIELETTGGLTIEVEGEEGEFSREITRPTDDDTSLTASQADALDTARSALSTQAGATWRLQRASVHEDSGYYEFEFGFRTANRTGEAEIRVDGSSGEVFRVEEEIEPSEEAEEREEEREEDEREEDDEREDGEDRELALVVADGAIAASETITVQALEDGQPAANVSVSLNGESVGTTDSDGLVSVTLPAGGDVELTAGEGELEFELGEDEGEVYRNLRADTALADGTVTVTLTYQDRGVADAVVYANDRQVGTTDSDGTVAFDVPSGTEELDVEIVKGEFEAEFEYELRNGSLVLTDGADGEVEREDAESEDDESAEEETEEPEEDETEEPEEDETEEPEEDETEGPEDEETEEPEEDETEDPEDDR
- a CDS encoding NOG1 family protein, producing MSHPFENLPTTPTAEEVIDQAFSRATRAGGAKDGVEAQQSMLMTASNIVSDNLQNVAQSWPTIDDLDPFYIELADAVVSETDPADDDDGIDALKQHLSEISWAGRKAKEIRQEYEGRLVRGDKDTARKLRKQAFARMADVVEEVEDDLTAVSKARDALKVLPDIRPDEPAIVVAGYPNVGKSSFVNHVTRADNAIASYPFTTTQIRVGHFEDGRIRYQLVDTPGLLDRPPEDRNEIESQAVSALEHLADAVLVLVDPSEECGYPLDQQLALRDAIEARFDVPVLTIANKSDRSTHVEADHYMSVTGDDNVDAVLQAAVDAVGYELELPFDDE
- a CDS encoding ASCH domain-containing protein, which encodes MAHIDAGEILPNEHVQQQAAEGRITQLHRGHKYAEEGDTFEIDGQRFEVTDVTHRTLGDLTDDDAQREGSEDLEAYRERLARVHDSFEWDDDSEVVRHRFAPVEE
- a CDS encoding DUF7345 domain-containing protein translates to MSGAGGPTRRRIASLALAVLLVGSLVPVGTASGADRSGDAFVVDLETDGSATVTLRSTFDLTTQSQRAAFRELRDNETKTAGLRDGFAERLRTVAAATAESTGRQMAVENATVTVDATDSVGTVSLSATWTGLAAVDDEQVTLTEPFASSFDPEHRFVVTAPDGYVLSTVTPRPDVAGTEGTVANWAPDTSLEDFRVVATPASDQTPPPEATTGSSGPGFGIAVALGALLSAGVLARRRAQ
- the hisE gene encoding phosphoribosyl-ATP diphosphatase — its product is MSDDVIDEVFAVIEDRKETLPEDSYTASLFTHEKGENAVLEKLGEETTELILAAKDDDHDELAHEAADIVYHMLVLLAMKDMDVSDLRAELAERR
- a CDS encoding helix-turn-helix transcriptional regulator, with the protein product MDGTRVVGIVLVALLVTQAGAAQTLPDTDNTVTRISVAADGDAEWTVTVRTRLHDESDVQAYRTFQDRVRENESRYLDPFRDRLTGVVATAADGTGRSMTAENFSLSTRVQQVPRRWGVVEYTFTWTAFARADGDALVVGDVFGGGLFIARNDTLVLTGPSSHAVAQVAPSPETREDGTVSWVGPREFADNRPQVRYVPQTGVETASTTQPQAGRQWELVPFVVGALGLAAALVGAARYRRRHTDEVAPDEAEAGTTAGAGTRAAPIQTDGDRVVQLLEDRGGQVKQSAIAEAFDWSASKTSRVVSDLTDDGRVEKLRIGRENVVSLPDEREE